One Rosa chinensis cultivar Old Blush chromosome 3, RchiOBHm-V2, whole genome shotgun sequence DNA window includes the following coding sequences:
- the LOC112193271 gene encoding protein VAPYRIN: protein MDRLISLEPSNFVAIRIERGQKCYGLLTLRNVMYTMPVAFRLQALVKNRYTVRPQSGIISPLEKLTIEIVYHLPPGSGLPDSFPYCHDSFLLHSVVVPGAAIKNSSSTFDAVPSDWFTTKKKQVFIDSGVKIMFTGSPVLAQLVSDGLMDDIREVLEKSDPSWKAADSVDSDGQSLLHLAITQGRPDLVQLLLEFKPDVEAQSRSGSSPLEAAAASGEALIVELLLARRASTERSESSTWGPIHLAAGAGHVEVLRLLIIKGANVDAQTKDGNTALHLAVEERRRDCARLLLASGAKAEVRNSKEGDTPLHIAAGLGDEYMVKLLLQKGTANKDIRNYAGRTAYDVAAENGHTKLFDSLRLGDSLCIAARKGEVRTILRLLETGAAINGRDQHGWTALHRACFKGKVDAVRSLLEKGVDVDAKDEDGYTALHCAAESGHADVIDMLVKKGADAEARTNKGVTALQIAESLHYAGITRILMTHGGGAIKDQNMAQILSHASVHSFGKKSMGVEEEMIKGGMMVRKKSTRARALRGSFDRSVPLAVL from the coding sequence ATGGACCGGCTCATAAGCTTGGAGCCATCAAATTTCGTTGCAATACGGATCGAACGAGGTCAGAAATGTTACGGCCTACTCACGTTGCGCAATGTCATGTACACCATGCCTGTGGCCTTCAGGCTTCAAGCCCTGGTCAAGAATCGCTACACGGTCAGACCTCAATCCGGGATCATATCTCCGCTCGAGAAGCTAACCATTGAGATCGTCTATCACCTTCCACCGGGATCTGGCCTCCCGGACTCGTTCCCTTATTGCCATGACTCCTTCCTTTTGCATAGCGTGGTCGTGCCCGGAGCAGCCATCAAAAACTCTTCATCGACTTTCGATGCGGTCCCCAGTGACTGGTTCACAACAAAGAAGAAGCAAGTGTTCATAGACAGCGGTGTGAAGATTATGTTCACTGGTTCACCTGTTTTGGCACAACTTGTGTCCGATGGTTTGATGGACGATATCAGAGAAGTGCTCGAGAAGAGCGACCCTTCATGGAAAGCAGCCGACTCTGTGGATTCGGATGGTCAATCTTTACTTCACTTGGCTATTACTCAAGGCCGACCCGACCTCGTCCAGCTGCTTCTCGAATTCAAGCCAGACGTGGAGGCTCAGAGCCGTTCGGGGTCGAGCCCGCTTGAGGCCGCGGCTGCTTCGGGTGAGGCTTTGATAGTCGAGCTTCTGTTGGCTCGTCGTGCAAGCACTGAAAGATCAGAGTCATCCACTTGGGGACCTATCCACCTGGCAGCCGGAGCTGGCCACGTCGAAGTTCTCAGGCTTCTTATAATTAAGGGGGCTAATGTTGATGCTCAAACAAAAGACGGAAACACCGCCTTACACCTAGCAGTGGAAGAGCGCAGAAGGGACTGTGCGAGGCTTTTGCTAGCAAGTGGCGCTAAGGCCGAAGTTCGTAATAGCAAGGAGGGTGACACCCCGCTGCACATAGCCGCAGGGTTGGGAGATGAGTACATGGTCAAGCTGTTGCTGCAAAAGGGTACTGCCAATAAAGATATCAGAAACTACGCCGGTAGAACGGCTTATGATGTTGCGGCAGAGAATGGTCACACCAAGCTCTTTGACTCCCTTCGGCTCGGAGATAGCTTGTGTATAGCGGCCAGGAAAGGAGAGGTGAGAACAATTCTGAGGCTGCTGGAGACCGGGGCCGCGATCAACGGAAGAGACCAACATGGGTGGACTGCTCTGCATAGGGCGTGCTTTAAAGGCAAAGTTGACGCCGTGCGATCGCTGCTGGAGAAGGGTGTGGATGTGGATGCTAAAGATGAGGATGGATACACGGCATTGCACTGCGCAGCGGAATCGGGGCATGCGGATGTGATAGATATGTTGGTGAAGAAAGGAGCTGATGCTGAAGCCAGGACTAATAAGGGTGTGACTGCGCTGCAGATTGCCGAGTCTTTGCACTATGCTGGGATTACAAGGATTCTTATGACACATGGAGGTGGTGCAATAAAAGATCAGAACATGGCACAGATTCTGTCTCACGCTTCAGTTCATTCGTTTGGGAAGAAATCCATGGGCGTTGAGGAAGAGATGATCAAGGGAGGGATGATGGTGAGGAAAAAATCGACTCGAGCTAGAGCTCTTCGTGGTAGCTTTGATCGTTCTGTGCCCTTGGCTGTGctttaa